A single region of the Selenomonas sp. oral taxon 920 genome encodes:
- the truB gene encoding tRNA pseudouridine(55) synthase TruB: MDGFINVLKPTGLSSHDVVDIVRRIFKRKRVGHAGTLDPAAAGILPVALGRAARLVEYMEDADKSYRTEIAFGYTTDTGDVYGDVIESVPYPVLPSEEEIRSELGRFVGEIKQIPPAYSAVKVGGQRAYDLARQGENVEIPIRTVTIYRLELVHVDSARRRILVDVDCAKGTYIRSLCTDIGASLRLPATMRFLLRTRVGGFHLADSYTLEELAEAGEAALCAPDTALNLPVYELDPQRVKAFYSGLSTSERRMELAEGCYRVYAEGVFLGIGRYDAASREMYPAKAFPPV; the protein is encoded by the coding sequence GTGGACGGCTTTATCAATGTACTGAAGCCCACGGGGCTTTCGTCGCACGATGTCGTTGACATTGTGCGGCGTATTTTTAAGCGGAAACGCGTGGGGCATGCGGGGACACTCGACCCTGCTGCGGCGGGCATCCTGCCCGTTGCGCTCGGACGCGCCGCGCGTCTCGTGGAGTATATGGAGGATGCGGACAAGTCCTACCGTACGGAGATCGCGTTCGGTTATACAACCGATACAGGGGATGTGTACGGCGATGTGATCGAGAGCGTTCCGTATCCCGTGCTTCCCTCAGAGGAGGAGATCCGGAGTGAGCTCGGGCGGTTTGTCGGAGAGATCAAGCAGATACCGCCCGCCTACTCTGCGGTCAAGGTTGGCGGTCAGCGTGCCTACGATCTCGCGCGGCAGGGGGAAAATGTGGAGATTCCGATACGCACGGTCACGATTTATCGGCTGGAGCTCGTGCACGTTGATTCTGCGCGTCGGCGTATCCTCGTCGATGTGGACTGTGCGAAGGGGACCTATATCCGCTCGCTCTGCACAGATATCGGTGCCTCACTCAGACTGCCCGCGACCATGCGCTTCCTCCTGCGCACGCGCGTCGGCGGTTTTCATCTCGCGGATTCGTATACGCTCGAGGAACTTGCAGAGGCGGGAGAGGCGGCTCTGTGCGCCCCTGACACTGCCCTCAATCTTCCTGTGTATGAACTCGATCCGCAGCGCGTAAAGGCATTCTACAGCGGACTCTCGACATCGGAGCGGCGCATGGAGCTTGCCGAGGGCTGCTACCGTGTGTATGCCGAGGGCGTTTTTCTTGGCATCGGACGCTATGATGCGGCATCGCGCGAAATGTACCCCGCAAAAGCATTTCCGCCGGTGTGA